Genomic DNA from Salvia miltiorrhiza cultivar Shanhuang (shh) unplaced genomic scaffold, IMPLAD_Smil_shh original_scaffold_452:::fragment_2:::debris, whole genome shotgun sequence:
agggagaacagagccgaacgagcggactgcgcataaagcccaggaCCCCCTGCGGTTCGGGCCGTGGCCATGGGCCCGACCTTGGGCCTCTGCTACAAAATCGTCCAGAACGCACGAACGCACCCGCGGTCTGTGCCGCAGGCCTCTCCAACAGCTACCCCACGGTCCTATGTCGCGGTcacggccgtgaccgcgggaaaaacACGAAATTGATGCTTTTGGTGGGGCCCAGACgcgattttcagcccttaacccCTCTTCTTCCCTCATTTTTCACATCATTCACCATCCCCACACATTCAACACTCCCCCAACACTCAAATTCCAAACCTAGCCTCAATTTCAaccattttctctcttccacacaacAAAAGAACACCACAATCAAGGGAAGAAGGAAAAGACTTGGAAAgaagctcatcaagactacatgattgacgatcaagattataggatttatctatgaatctctatctttttatatctttatttatgtctTCTTATGACTTGGGATTTGTTTTGATTATGAATATGTTTGGCTAAAATCCCTTATCtgagggattagattagatgaaTTTGTGATGGATtgatatttatttcaatttaactcttttttttaatgcttatatcttttcaagccctagatttatctcttgtatgattggttgaccaccttttgtgcatttctaatttgtgatttgaatcgggagaggataattacaatagattaggagcttgaaacatatcatctcaataaaccgggaggtcgagagttgggtgagggcttgttgatcttttgtgctcttgggagttataggttagaaattgacctgGGACGaaaattatgacccgtaatctactattttagtcgtccgggagggggctaaaactagtggggagatcgccctagataagtaggccatatcaagattaatattgttTTAGATTGAaattcattacgatccatcgaaatctagtccctatgataactttcattcaagtcattccccaatttattaattaagtttatgttatcgttatttagtttgcttgctttaatttatctttattttagTTAACATCTCTTGAattttggttgtctaaatagattgaaaacaacttattaataatatttagaagtttgaattcaccaatccttgtgggatacgaccttgcttccacttattgcaactacaccgtgcaCTTGCGGCGTAGCGAAAAATAATTAGCGAACAGTTTTTGTGTTTTCAGGACATGGTCTGAAGTGGGGTGTCTCTTCATgcttgtttttattttcatttgatgtgaattgagataaaaaaaataattttgcaaTTTTACACATCCAGATCTTGAATTCTAGGATTTTGTGCAATATAATCCCTTTACTTTGTTGTAATACGCAgagaataaagaaaataaagtgCTTCGTTTTCTAGGAATTCATAAAATATCATAATAGTAGAAGAGAAAGGAAATTTTCTGAGTTTGTAATATGCGGAGAATTCTGTCACTTGTTCTGAACATTGTTTAGGTTGCTTTAGCAATCAGATTGTATTTGCTTagatttagaattttttttccttGATAAATATAATGTGATGTTTAGCTGaattgtgttttattttgtaattgcTCTAGCCTAATTCCAAATTAATTCATGAGGAGTCGAGAGTGATATTTGTGGAATTTATCCATGCTCAAAAGTTTTTTTCCACAGTCCCTGTTGCATTGCTTACgtgttaaaataaattaattcattttcttttatgtgATAGAATCATAAGAAAGCAAATGGATTATATGGGGTTCCCTTTCCCCATTATGATACACTTGTTGAAATTTATGCCAAAGATAAAGCAATCGGAGATGCTAGTGAGTCTTTTCTAGGAGCTATCAACAACATGGATGTTGAGTTTGCTAATGAACCATTGACAATGAGAGTGATGAAGAAGATAATGCAAATTCAATAACTCATTTCGGGAAGCGTCCAATGAAAAAAGAGTTTAATGACCCAACTCCTTTGAAGAAAACAAAGCTAAAAGATTTGAAGGTGAAAGGAAAAGGGCAAATTAAGTAAGTGATGTTGATGAATTAGTTAGTTCTATTCAAAGTGTTTCAACCAATTTTGAGAAGATATTTGAGAACATCAATGCAAACTTGGGAACTATGGCTTGTGCTTGGGCAAAAGCGGAAGTGAGGGAACAAAAGTTGGATGATAAGGCGAACAAAGTGCTAGAAGAAGTGATGAAGTTAGATGGCCTTTCTCCTTCCGAAACTTTGGAAGTGGCTACAATTCTCATGGCGGAAgaacacaaaatattttatcaagTTCCAATGAACTTGAGGAGACAATATGTCATTGATCTTCTCAAGAAAAAGTAGAGCTAGTATAAATTCTAACTATTTGAGCAGCCAACATGTCATTTCTTATCAAATCTCATTACTTAAAAACTGTATAAACACTTATTTTTTTGCTTTGATCTGTTATACTTTTGATCATATCATAGTTGTTGATTATGCAATAGTAGTTAATTGTAGCAAGGGACCTTTATTAGTTGTTGAATTCCTTTAATTATATACGCTGACGCCGTCCGCCGCCTCTCCTCTCCCTCCTCTCTCCGATCGTCCAACGCTGTCCGCCGCCTCCATTGGCCGCCCTCCGTCCACCGCCGCTCTCCTGCACGTCCGGTACATCTTGCGCGAACGCGGCGACGTCCCTGACTCCCTGGCCCCTGCCCTTCGACATCTGAATCAGTCCACTCCACGCCGCTCCGCGACGCAGCTCTGTCAAGACGCCGCGCCACTTCGCCGTCCGTCCGCCGCCCGGTaagtttgatttttaatttatttctgaATCTTTAGAGCGTATCTGCGTGTGTGTCAGTGTATTTAAATTTCAGCTTCCTAATACAAACTTCAGCTTTTGATGAAACGAAACCGAATCATTAAATTTCTAAGGCAATGTGACTTTGCACCAATTTGTAGCTTTTGTATGCATTGTGTGTTGTGtgcttcttattcttcttctccacaaGATCAGAGTCAAATCTTTTGTGATTGGAAGATAGAGGAAATAGGGGCGCACTTGCTGGTGATTGAGGAAGAGGCTCTAAACATTAGAATTCTTGCTCATCTTCATCATTCGAGCTTCAGAAATCATTTAATTATCTTGTATTAAAATCGTTGCATTTAATTGTTTGATTGGAAgctatttcatttaattatctTGTATTAAAATCGCTTTGAcgattttaattcatttttgaaGTATAAATCAGTTTAGCCATATAAATACTTTTCATGTTTTAGGAGACACTTATTGATATTATTTTTAGAGTTTTCGATAATGTTTATATATTGAAAAGCATTTAATTTATCTTGTATTAAAATCGttgcatttaattttaattttttaaataggtATTTCGGATGTCTAAATAATCGAATCGGTTAACTGAAGCAGTTATTGAGTAACCGAAtacctaaaacggttcgggaacgatTAGTGAAATATGATAATTTACGGAACCCGAACCGATTGACACCCCTAAATTGTTGACTTTCACTTGacgcactcccagcagatcacctaaatgcatcattaactctaaatttaagctaaaacaattgaaaatgagataaaaaatgcattcagcagatcccctaaattgaatggggcccacaaaaatttttacacccacctaaattcaatcttaaatttacacccaccctaaatttattttaagcttataattagtagggcccacacataattattatttttatgtagaaaataggagatctgatgtatgcatttataaaatcgagatcctaaaattaaatagggaagctttagggagaaatataggagcataattttggaatttctgctgggagtgctctaaatCAATTGAAAAACTGGACTCCAAATTCCCAAATTGGAAACCCCAGGCCCTAATCATCGTCTCTGCCTCGCCGGCACGCCTGCGTCGCCGTGAATTCTTCTGGAACTGGTTTGCTTGTGGTGGCAGCCTTCTAATTCATCTTCTGTCTCAGCCTCCCGACATCTCACGGATTCAGCCTTTCGAGGTTTGATGCTAATCCATTTTTGCGAGTTGCGAACAAGTTCTTCATTGCGCATGAATTACTGGGAAAAATAATTCTAGTGACGAGTGTTTTGTAAAGGAAATTAATGTGCTGAATTCTTGTTTGATTCGATCTATTAATGAAATTATTGAATAGTAATTATCTGAATTGTTCGCTTGGATCATGTTGCAGTTTAACCGGGTTTACTCTGAAACCAATAATGGCGAGCTGTGATACTACTGGCGAAGCGGAGCGTACTACTACTGACTTCCGATGTGTGCAGTGTGGGTTCCCTGTCAAAACTCTCTACATTCAGTATTCTCCAGGAAATATTCGCCTTGTGAAATGCGtaattcatcattttctttGGCTTATTCGAATTGCGTTATTATTTTCTTACCTTATCAGTTATTCAATAATTCGTCGGGATTAATTTTAGGGAAATTGCAAGGCCGTTGCTGATGGGTACATCGAGTGTGAAGTAATGGTaattgaatcaaagaagagtaTATAATGCAAATATTTGAATATACGATGTATTTTGTTTTCATGTGTCATTTTCTTATTGTGTTTACGTTCAGATTCTCATCCTTGATTTGATTCTGCACAAGCCCAAAGCGTATAGACATGTATTCTACAATATGTTCAGTAAAGAGACTGTAAATTTTGAGGTACTATAATATAATCCCTTGACATTGTTATTTTATTGAGCAAGTGTTTATGCACTGTTATACAAATGGATTTTACTTACCATTTttaaatgcatttttgtttCCTCCAGCAGAGCTTGTTCTGGAAATTGGTTCTGGTGTATGGTATGTTGGATATCTGTATCCTGTGATTAAGTGCTGTAAATTTTTATGAGTTTCTGAATGATGACTTTGTGTGTTTGAATGCCATAAGAGTATATGTGTTGCCTTAAGCTGCTCTAGACAAAATGTGGGTTTTGAGCACAAATGAGAAGGAATATCCTATGCCT
This window encodes:
- the LOC131004661 gene encoding protein ARV 2-like isoform X4 yields the protein MASCDTTGEAERTTTDFRCVQCGFPVKTLYIQYSPGNIRLVKCGNCKAVADGYIECEVMILILDLILHKPKAYRHVFYNMFSKETVNFESLFWKLVLVYGMLDIYKMWVLSTNEKEYPMPVSFTSFLLEFGKMLTGATFGNLIFLCVLFCGTRKLLSVATRFHGWKQMLFVVVVSSYFKIFLLAMMVWEFPSSVILIIDIFVLSSNTVALKGIVRCLLVCALAHGMKFFASQNKAFVLQS
- the LOC131004661 gene encoding protein ARV 2-like isoform X3; the encoded protein is MASCDTTGEAERTTTDFRCVQCGFPVKTLYIQYSPGNIRLVKCGNCKAVADGYIECEVMILILDLILHKPKAYRHVFYNMFSKETVNFEQSLFWKLVLVYGMLDIYKMWVLSTNEKEYPMPVSFTSFLLEFGKMLTGATFGNLIFLCVLFCGTRKLLSVATRFHGWKQMLFVVVVSSYFKIFLLAMMVWEFPSSVILIIDIFVLSSNTVALKGIVRCLLVCALAHGMKFFASQNKAFVLQS
- the LOC131004661 gene encoding protein ARV 1-like isoform X5, yielding MASCDTTGEAERTTTDFRCVQCGFPVKTLYIQYSPGNIRLVKCGNCKAVADGYIECEVMILILDLILHKPKAYRHVFYNMFSKETVNFEQSLFWKLVLVYGMLDIYKMWVLSTNEKEYPMPVSFTSFLLEFGKMLTGATFGNLIFLCVLFCGTRKLLSVATRFHGKKLQELSSMPLYLAGGNKCCLSLLFQVTSRSFSWP